TTCGGAAATGGACGCGATTCACCATTGGAGCAGTATACATGAACAAtgtttttgattatatGAATCGTTATTGGGTTCAAAAGGAAAGATCAGATGGACGTAAAGATGTTTATGATGTTAATACtttatcatttattaaatggAAGGATGAAATGTTCAaaccaaattcaaaattattaattgaacaaattttaACTTGcattcaacaacaaagagaTAATATGATTGTTGACACCAATTTAATATCTAGTGCTATTAAATCATTGGTATTTTTAAGTATTGATATccaagatttgaaaaaaccaaatttgattatttatgtaaattcatttgaaataCCTTTTTTGGAAGCCACCATGGAATATTATGCTAAAGAAAGTGCAGCATTTTTGGCATCACATAAtgttattgattatatGAAGAAATGTGAAACTAGAATAGGTGAAGAAGTGTCGCGttctaataattatttagaAGAACGTACTAAGAAACCATTATTAGAAGTATTGAATGCAgctttaattgaaaaacatGCCAATGAAATGTATGATCAATTCCTTGTATTATTagaacaaaatcaaattgatcatATTCAACGTATGTATAAATTACTTGCTAGAGTACAAAAAACTTTGGATCCATTGGCCAATACTTTAGAATTATATATTAAAAAGGAAGCTGCTGCTGCATTAGAAGAAATTCAAACTCAAGCAGAAAATTCAGAAgcgaaaaagaaaatcgTGGAACCTAAAGTTTATGTTCATACATTGATATCGATATACAATCGatttaatgatattgttgttagaGCATTTAGCAAAGAtaccaaatttattaaatcttTAGATAATGCTTGTCGTCATTTTGtcaataataatccaaTAGCTACCCCTAAACCAAGAAGTCCTTGCAGAACTCCAGAATTATTGGCTAGATATGCTGATGGATTTTTGAAAAGCAATTCCAAAGACAATGAAATGAATGCCGATAATCTTATGATTGTGTTCAAGTTTATTGCTGAACGAGATTCATTTGAAGAACATTATCGTCGTCTATTAGCGAAAAGATTAGTTAATGGTACCAGTAAATCTGAAGAAATGGAAGAAAGTGTAATTCATCGAttacaagaagaaaattctATTGAATATACATCGAAAATGACAAAAATGTTTACTGATATTAAAGCTTctgat
The sequence above is a segment of the Candida albicans SC5314 chromosome 3, complete sequence genome. Coding sequences within it:
- the CDC53 gene encoding cullin (Cullin, a scaffold subunit of the SCF ubiquitin-ligase complexes; depletion leads to increased filamentous growth and premature cell death); translated protein: MSSTLPPFSDLNATWTFIQPGLEYILGAHGEQGVTATVYMNCYTAVYNYCVNKSRRGTTPVSISNNSDNNSYSLAGAEIYKKLEEYLTEFIKNLKRLPNESFLEFYVRKWTRFTIGAVYMNNVFDYMNRYWVQKERSDGRKDVYDVNTLSFIKWKDEMFKPNSKLLIEQILTCIQQQRDNMIVDTNLISSAIKSLVFLSIDIQDLKKPNLIIYVNSFEIPFLEATMEYYAKESAAFLASHNVIDYMKKCETRIGEEVSRSNNYLEERTKKPLLEVLNAALIEKHANEMYDQFLVLLEQNQIDHIQRMYKLLARVQKTLDPLANTLELYIKKEAAAALEEIQTQAENSEAKKKIVEPKVYVHTLISIYNRFNDIVVRAFSKDTKFIKSLDNACRHFVNNNPIATPKPRSPCRTPELLARYADGFLKSNSKDNEMNADNLMIVFKFIAERDSFEEHYRRLLAKRLVNGTSKSEEMEESVIHRLQEENSIEYTSKMTKMFTDIKASDDLKIKFKDGMNVLFDFSPMVLARSTWPFHSSQDYNDLKLAPELKVTIDSFKAMYLQQGKGKQIEWLWNHGRAELKAHLTKGKGGKPFNFIVSQIQLMVLLAYNYSKTYTLDDLVKIVGIKKELLQNHVTPFVKYKLLKEEGDQLVIVDHYPSKKNKVSFIGAITKTKEEDVEEITKEVQQSRTIFLEASIVRIMKSKKSMAPNNLLNEVVVQAGNRFNAKNIDVKRAIDSLIDKEYLKRNGDDYEYIS